The following nucleotide sequence is from bacterium.
ACCTCGCGCACCCACTCGCCGGCGACCCACGCGTCGAACGACGAGTCGGTGCCGATGCGCACCTCGACGAGGCGCGCGCCGAGGGGCAGCATGGTCACGATCGCGCGGAGCGCGTCGCCGGAATCGACGAGGATGGCGCGCGCGCCCGTCGGGATCGTGAACGCCTTCTTCACCTTCTCGACGCGCGGCTCGGGGACGCGCTGCTTCTCGAGCAGGTGCAGCATTCCCCAGCCGCTCTCGGGGCACTCGGCCTCGTCGAACCACTTGAGGTTGAGATCGGTGAGCCGGCGCTGAGCGCGATCCTGGTCGTAGCCGATGCCGGTGCGGAAGAACTTGAGCGGGACGCGCGGCGTCTCGATCACGTAGCCGCTCGAATCGCGCTGCTGATCGACCCACCAGCGGTTCTCGAGGCCGGCCGGCCGATCTCCCTTGCCTCCCACGCGCCGGACCCTACCGCGTACGTTGCCGCGCGGACAACCGTTGGTTAGGCTCCGCCGCGATGCAGGCGTGGCGGCCGTTCGCGGGCGAGTGGGGGCTCATCCTGGGGGCGTCGAGCGGCTTCGGGGCGGCGGCGGCGCGGACGCTCGCACGGCACGGGATGCACGTCGCCGGCGTCCATCTCGATCGCAAGGCGACGCTGCCGCTCGCCGAGGCGGTGGCCGCCGACTGCCGCGCCGCCGGCGTGGAGGCGCATCTATGGAACGTCAACGCCGCGGACGCCGAGAAGCGCACCTGGGTCTGCGACCGCCTGCGCGAGCTGACCGGCGGCAGGCCGCTGCGCGTCCTCCTGCACTCGCTCGCGTTCGGCACGCTGAAGGCGTTCGTCAGCGGCGTGCCCGGACAGCAGACGACGAAGGCCCAGCTCGAGATGACGCTCGACGTGATGGCGCACAGCCTCGTCTACTGGGTGCAGGACCTGCACGCGCGCGGGCTCGTCGGCGACGGCAGCCGGGTCTTCGCGATGACCAGCTCGGGCGGGACGCGGGTGATGCCGTTCTACGGCGCGGTGTCGGCGGCGAAGGCGGCGCTCGAGTCGCACTGCCGGCAGCTGGCGCTCGAGCTGGGCAGCGAGGGCGTCGCCGTGAACGCGATCCGTGCGGGCGTCACCGACACGCCGGCGTCGCGCAAGATCCCGGTCGCCGAGGTGATGTTCGCCGAGGCGCGACGGCGCAACCCGGGCGGGCGCCTCACCGAGCCCGACGACGTCGCCGGGACGATCGTCGCGCTGTCGTTGCCGGGGACGCGCTGGATCAGCGGGAACGTGATCGGCGTCGACGGCGGCGAGGACGTGACTGGTTAGCGGCCGGCCGACCCGACGCGCCGTTGGTTCGGGTCCCCGCCGACACCCCGCGCACGAACTTGTAGGCGAACCCGTCGGCTTTCCGCTCGGCGTCCGCCCACAGCACGTAGTGGCCCATCTCGTGGTAGACGGTCTGGATCCACTGGCGCTCGCTGTTGTACTTGCGCCCCCGCTTCCAGTTCTCGGGGTGGACCAGGTGGATCTTGCCGTCCTCGTAGCAGCGGCCGCCGGTCTTGCCCCAGTCGAGCCACTCGAACCAGGTCACCCGGGGAGGCCGCAGGGCGTAGAAGCGGCTGATCGACGACATGGCGCGCTTGAACGCCGGCTCCTGGTCGTGGTCCCGGAAGAAGGTGGTGAGGAGCCGGTCGACGTCCCGGCGGTCCCGAATTCCCGGCATGTTGATCCGCATGGCAGGTGCCTGGTCCCTCGCTTCGGCGCCGCCCGTCTGGGAGCCCCCGATGGCCCCCTGTTTGGCGCCGGGCCCGACGGACTACACGTCCCCCCGAACCCCTGTCAACGCCGGTTTTTCGGGCCTTCCGGCGGCGAGAAAGCCGGCATGATTTCCTCCGCGAAGCGCTGGAGCAGGCGCGGATCGAAAGGCGGACGGAGGCTCAGGACGACCTCGGTGACGCCGGCGTCGGCATAG
It contains:
- a CDS encoding SDR family oxidoreductase codes for the protein MQAWRPFAGEWGLILGASSGFGAAAARTLARHGMHVAGVHLDRKATLPLAEAVAADCRAAGVEAHLWNVNAADAEKRTWVCDRLRELTGGRPLRVLLHSLAFGTLKAFVSGVPGQQTTKAQLEMTLDVMAHSLVYWVQDLHARGLVGDGSRVFAMTSSGGTRVMPFYGAVSAAKAALESHCRQLALELGSEGVAVNAIRAGVTDTPASRKIPVAEVMFAEARRRNPGGRLTEPDDVAGTIVALSLPGTRWISGNVIGVDGGEDVTG